The following DNA comes from Ignavibacteria bacterium.
AAACGAGCTTGCAAAGCTTATTACAGATGAAACCGGCAAGCCCATAAAATTTTCACTGATCGAAGTTGACCGTGCAATTTTAACTTTCAGGCTTGGAGCCGAAGAATGTTTACGTATTTACGGCGAAGTACTGCCTTTAGATTTACTTCCGGGTTCTGAAAATAAAACAGGCATTGTACGCAGATTCCCGGTTGGATTGATACTCGGTATAACTCCATGGAACTTCCCTTTGAATCTGGCTGCGCATAAAATATCACCGGCGCTTGCTTCAGGTAATGTGATCATCATAAAGCCTTCATCAAGCTCAATTCTCACAGCAATTGCGCTTGGCAGAATTATTTTTGATGTTTGCAAAAAGCTTGGTATAAGTTCAATTCCTTTGAACATTTTGCCTGTTTCAGGCAGCGATATGGATAACCATATTAGTGACGGCAGAATTAAGCTTATAAGCTTTACAGGCTCAGGTGATGTGGGCTGGGGAATCAAAAAGAAAACAGACCGGCAGAAAGTTTCGCTGGAGCTCGGCGGAAATGCCGGAGTAATTGTAAATAATGATGCTGATATCGATTCCGCTGCTGCGAAAATTACAATTGGCGGATTTTCACAGGCCGGTCAAAGCTGTATTTCTGTTCAGCGGGTTTATGTACACAAAGATATTTATGATACTTTCAAAGGTAAAATTGTTGAATCAGCAAAAAATATTAAATATGGTGACCCGTACGATGAAAACACTATAACTGGACCGATGATAACTGAAGATGAAGCTATCCGGGCAGAAAATTGGGTTAATGAAGCAAAGAATGCAGGGGCAACTATCCTTTGCGGCGGCAAACGCAGCAGAGCTGTGCTTGAACCTACAGTGATTGAAAACGCGCCCGATACAGCCAATGTTAAATGCGCAGAAGTATTTGCCCCCGTAATAACTATTGAAGCTGTAAACAGCATCGAAGAGGCTGTTGAAAAAGTGAACGATTCGCGTTTCGGGCTTCAGGCAGGACTCTTTACAAATGACATGAATGCAATTATGTATGCTTACAATAACATTCACACAGGCGGAGTGATAATTAACGAAGCTTCGGCATACAGAATGGATGCAATGCCATACGGCGGCGTTAAGGATTCAGGCAACACACGCGAAGGCGTGCGCTATGCGATACATGAAATGACTGAAGAGAAAATACTTGTGCTGTAATTATAAAAATTTGCGAGGAACGAAGTGACGAAGCAATCTTATCAATGATTTAATAAAATGAGATTGCTTCGCTACGCTCGCAAATTAATAACTAACCAAATGAAATCCATATCAAGGGCTGAAGACTTCACAGATTTAAAAAATCAACCGAACAATCTTTGTATCAGCCTGTTCTCTACTCCGCAGAATTCGCAGTCAATGGGCTTTGCGGGGAACTCAGGTACCTTATTTTCAGCGCCGCATGACATACATTTAAATTGCTGCTGAACCTTTGTATTCTTGTGGCAGCTTTCGCAATGTACTTTATATGAGCCTTCCGGGATATAAATTTCAGCTTTGCAGTGTTCGCACTCTCCTGTTCTGCCCGATGGCCTTTCGATATCCACGTACTGCATACTGAAGCCGGACATTTTCAGAAATTTTTCCTGGTCAGCTTCCGTAAGGTACGGCAGCCATACCTGCACGAACATTGACATCTTCATTTTCATGTGCACTTGTTGTGGGATAAGATCGTGCATTATAGCATACTTCGGGTTTTCATAAAATACTCTCATCCCGTCTTTTGTCATTCCTATAAAAAATTCTGCCAGCCTGAAAAATCCTGTGCTTTCAACTTTATTCCCGGTGCCGTCATTATAATATGTCAATGCCTGCTGAAGCTGCTGCTGCTTAATTCCGTACTCCTGCCATTTTGGGTCAAAACCGTATTCAGTGCTTGATTCCGCGCACACTTCAAGGTAATCTCTGTATTTATATCCGTCATCAATCGATGGCGGAAGGTAAGCAGGGAAAGTACGGTAATAATAATCCCAAAAATCTTTTTGCAGGCTGAAATATTGTTCCTTATCTCCGCGCTGCAGGGCAGCCTGAATTTTATTCATAAGCGCAATTTTTGTTGCCTGATAGTTAAGGGTTTTAACTGTTGATTCGTTCCACTTATCAAGTCCAAGAGTATAGTCAATATCTGTGAATGAGCCGCAGTAATCACACATAATGTAAGGTGACCTGTATTCATTCACTTTAGGCGCGCCGCAGTTTACACATGTAAATTTCTTTATTTTCATAAAATTCCTTAATTATTTAGCATTTTAAAAGTTATGTTTAAACAATTTAAACACAATTTCCAAGATAAACAAAGAAAACATATGTTAAATGTTTGTAAATTATGACTAATATCATTGTTTAAAGTTGTAAAAAAACGGTATTTTTGTATATGAAAACAGGGAATTTTTTCAAATAACCCGATCCTATCAAATTAATAACACGCTAAGAAGGAGCATATCAATGGCAAAATCGTCATCAGTAATAAAAGATGTAATCGAAAAAGTCAAAATTAAAGATGCAGCTCAGCCCGAATTCCATCAGGCAGTAGAAGAAGTACTTTCTACCCTTGAACCAACAGTAGCAAAACATCCAGAATTTGTAAAAGCAAAAATATATGAAAGAATAGTAGTGCCGGATAGAGCAATTTTATTCCGCGTACCATGGGTAGATGATGCAGGCGAAGTTCAGGTTAACAGAGGCTTCAGAGTAGAATTCAATAATGCAATTGGTCCGTATAAAGGCGGTTTAAGATTCCATCCTTCAGTTAATCTTGGTATCTTAAAATTCCTCGGTTTCGAACAGATCTTCAAAAATGCTTTAACCACTCTCCCAATGGGCGGCGGTAAAGGCGGAAGTGACTTCGATCCTAAAGGCAAATCAGATGATGAAGTAATGAGATTCTGCTATGCATTCATGAGAGAGCTCTTCAGGCATATCGGACCCGACAGGGACGTACCTGCAGGCGATATTGGCGTTGGCGGAAGAGAGATCGGTTACTTATATGGCTATTATAAAAAGATAGTTAATGAACATACAGGCGTATTAACAGGCAAAGGACTTGAATACGGCGGAAGCTTAATAAGACCCGAAGCAACAGGTTACGGTACAGTATACTTTGCAGCAGAAATGCTTGCAGCCAACGGAAAAGACTTTAAAGGAAAACGCGTTGCAGTTAGCGGCTCAGGAAACGTATCACAGTATGCAATAGAAAAAGTTAACGATTTAGGCGGTATCCCGATAACAGCATCAGATTCAAACGGAACGATAGTTGATGAGTCAGGTATTGATAGTGCAAAACTCGCATTCTTACTCGATCTTAAGAACAACCGCCGCGGAAGAATTAAAGAATACGCTGATAAACACAAAGTAAAATATTATGAAGGATTGAGCGTTTGGCAGGTAATTAAAGAACACGGCTTAAAGGTAGATATAGCTTTACCGTGCGCAACACAAAATGAGCTTGATGAAAGCCTTGCAAAAGGTTTGGTCGATGCAGGCTGTTACTGCGTATCAGAAGGCGCAAATATGCCGAGTGATCTTGCAGCAATTAAGGTTTACCAGGATAACGGCTTCTTATACGGACCCGCAAAAGCTGCTAACGCAGGCGGCGTAGCTGTATCAGGACTTGAAATGAGCCAGAACAGTATGCGCTTAATGTGGAGCCGCGAAGAAGTTGATGCTAAGCTTCTTGGTATTATGAAGAGCATTCACAAAACATGTCTTGATACCGCAGAAGCTTACGGTAAAAAAGGCGATTACTTAACAGGCGCAAACATCGGCGGCTTTATTAAAGTAGCCAATGCAATGCTTGCTTATGGTATTGTGTAAGCCAATCAGCAATTAACAATTTACAATCAGGGCGCTTAGGCGCCCTTTTTAATTGCTTTTATGTGTTCTCAAACCCAAATCTTACTGCCGCTTCAAGTATATCAATGTTTATATCCTTGAGTGTTTTGAACTTAATGCAATAACCGGTTACGCTTGCCTTGCCAAGTTTTTTCCCGAATGTTTTGGCTAAGTATGACTTATCTTTTATTCCCATAACGTAAACAGATATCCCCGCAGTATTTGCACTCAATCCAATTTGATAGAACTCCCTGGTAGTTCCATCAGCATATTTTATGTTTTGCGAGCCATATCCAATATTTGGATTAGAAACTACTTTTCCATTACTGTCTTTGCCATCCAGGAACCATAATTTACATTTTGGTTTCAACTTCAGAATTTTTTTGTGCAATTCCTGCATATCGCTTTGTTTTGATTCAGGTTGGCTTGAAATATACTCTTTTATCTGTTCTTTTATATTCATATTATTATTTTTTAAGTTCCTCAGCAAGACCTATCAGCAGCCCGTCCGCTGCGCGGATATAACAAAGCCTGTATGAATTTTCATACTGAACGACCTCCCCCTCAAGTTTAGCGCCATGTTTGGTTAATTTTGTTACCATTTCATCAATATCTTCCACTGCGAACATGACCCGAAGATAACCAAGGGAGTTAACGGGAGCATTCCGGTGATCTGATACTACTGGAGGTGTGATAAAATTCGAAAGCTCGATCCTGCTGTGACCATCGGGGGTGACCAACATCGCAATTTCCACAGTTTGATCACCCAGCCCTGTAACCCTGCCTGCCCACTCACCTTCAATTACAGCCCTGCCTTCAAGCTTCATGCCTATTTCTTCAAATAAAGCTACAGCATCATCAAGTGATTCCACAACAATGCTGATATTATGCATACTGAGCAATTTGTTTTTTGCCATATATATTTTATTTCTTATTATAAAACATGTTTATTAAAGCCATCAGATATTAACCTAATTAACCTTCTTTTCGAAGGATCTTTTCCATCTTTCTGCCTTTAGCAAGCTCATCAACAAGCTTATCCATGTATCTTGCCTTTTGGGTCAGTGGATTTTCTATCTCCTCAACGCGGTATCCGCAGATAGTGCCTGTGATTAAATGTGCATTTGGATTAAGCTTTGCCCTTTTAAAAAATTCTTCGAAAGTAACTTTCTCTTTTATCAGTGCCTGGAGCTTTTTATTATCAAAGCCCGTAAGCCACTCAATAACCTCATAAAGCTCTTTTTTAGTCCTGCCCTTGTTTTCAACTTTAGTAACATAGTGGGGATACACTGATGCAAAGCTCATTTTTGCGATTTTCTCATCATGCGCTGCGGTGGTCTTCATATTATTTATTCATTTAATTTCTGATTTACAAAATTT
Coding sequences within:
- a CDS encoding aldehyde dehydrogenase family protein, whose product is MPEKILIGSEFITTAKIKPVINPYTNKTIGEVYIAGDTEFNTSAEYLTTVSKEFAALPAYKRQELLYNISAGIKARKNELAKLITDETGKPIKFSLIEVDRAILTFRLGAEECLRIYGEVLPLDLLPGSENKTGIVRRFPVGLILGITPWNFPLNLAAHKISPALASGNVIIIKPSSSSILTAIALGRIIFDVCKKLGISSIPLNILPVSGSDMDNHISDGRIKLISFTGSGDVGWGIKKKTDRQKVSLELGGNAGVIVNNDADIDSAAAKITIGGFSQAGQSCISVQRVYVHKDIYDTFKGKIVESAKNIKYGDPYDENTITGPMITEDEAIRAENWVNEAKNAGATILCGGKRSRAVLEPTVIENAPDTANVKCAEVFAPVITIEAVNSIEEAVEKVNDSRFGLQAGLFTNDMNAIMYAYNNIHTGGVIINEASAYRMDAMPYGGVKDSGNTREGVRYAIHEMTEEKILVL
- the gdhA gene encoding NADP-specific glutamate dehydrogenase, which encodes MAKSSSVIKDVIEKVKIKDAAQPEFHQAVEEVLSTLEPTVAKHPEFVKAKIYERIVVPDRAILFRVPWVDDAGEVQVNRGFRVEFNNAIGPYKGGLRFHPSVNLGILKFLGFEQIFKNALTTLPMGGGKGGSDFDPKGKSDDEVMRFCYAFMRELFRHIGPDRDVPAGDIGVGGREIGYLYGYYKKIVNEHTGVLTGKGLEYGGSLIRPEATGYGTVYFAAEMLAANGKDFKGKRVAVSGSGNVSQYAIEKVNDLGGIPITASDSNGTIVDESGIDSAKLAFLLDLKNNRRGRIKEYADKHKVKYYEGLSVWQVIKEHGLKVDIALPCATQNELDESLAKGLVDAGCYCVSEGANMPSDLAAIKVYQDNGFLYGPAKAANAGGVAVSGLEMSQNSMRLMWSREEVDAKLLGIMKSIHKTCLDTAEAYGKKGDYLTGANIGGFIKVANAMLAYGIV
- a CDS encoding DUF1801 domain-containing protein, translated to MNIKEQIKEYISSQPESKQSDMQELHKKILKLKPKCKLWFLDGKDSNGKVVSNPNIGYGSQNIKYADGTTREFYQIGLSANTAGISVYVMGIKDKSYLAKTFGKKLGKASVTGYCIKFKTLKDINIDILEAAVRFGFENT
- a CDS encoding VOC family protein, producing the protein MAKNKLLSMHNISIVVESLDDAVALFEEIGMKLEGRAVIEGEWAGRVTGLGDQTVEIAMLVTPDGHSRIELSNFITPPVVSDHRNAPVNSLGYLRVMFAVEDIDEMVTKLTKHGAKLEGEVVQYENSYRLCYIRAADGLLIGLAEELKK
- a CDS encoding DUF2200 domain-containing protein, which gives rise to MKTTAAHDEKIAKMSFASVYPHYVTKVENKGRTKKELYEVIEWLTGFDNKKLQALIKEKVTFEEFFKRAKLNPNAHLITGTICGYRVEEIENPLTQKARYMDKLVDELAKGRKMEKILRKEG